In Porphyrobacter sp. LM 6, one DNA window encodes the following:
- the lepB gene encoding signal peptidase I, whose translation METTHTTHAPEKVNWLAEIRGLAIMLLAVLAFHSLVAKPFYIPSTSMMPTLWVGDRLVVSKYPYGWSWASASFHLLPRSSWRVWGSTPEYGDIVIPVHPTRDEDYIKRVVALPGDTIEVRGGQIILNGKPIKREVVPPVHLPFEPELMCRGVPCLSAFDAYREFGPDGKEYFAPPTWRETLPNGATYLTIDYTDQRLDNYGPKTVPQDAVFVMGDNRDESADSRAAAEESGLGGPVPLANIGGRAEFLTFSLDGSTTWNPATWFSSLRGDRAWTTLRPALAEGAATK comes from the coding sequence ATGGAAACCACCCACACCACGCACGCTCCCGAAAAGGTCAACTGGCTGGCGGAAATCCGCGGGCTTGCGATCATGCTGCTGGCGGTGCTCGCCTTCCACAGCCTCGTGGCCAAGCCGTTCTACATCCCCTCGACCTCGATGATGCCGACCCTGTGGGTGGGCGACCGGCTGGTGGTGAGCAAGTATCCCTATGGCTGGTCTTGGGCTTCGGCGAGCTTCCACCTGCTGCCGCGCAGCAGCTGGCGGGTGTGGGGCTCCACGCCGGAATATGGCGATATCGTGATTCCCGTGCACCCGACCCGCGACGAGGATTATATCAAGCGCGTGGTCGCCCTGCCGGGCGACACGATTGAAGTGCGCGGCGGCCAGATCATCCTCAACGGCAAGCCGATCAAGCGCGAGGTGGTGCCGCCTGTGCACCTGCCCTTCGAGCCCGAGCTGATGTGCCGCGGCGTGCCCTGCCTGTCCGCCTTCGATGCCTATCGCGAGTTCGGCCCCGACGGGAAGGAATACTTCGCCCCGCCCACCTGGCGCGAAACCCTGCCCAACGGCGCGACCTATCTGACGATCGACTACACCGACCAGCGGCTCGACAATTACGGGCCCAAGACCGTGCCTCAGGATGCCGTCTTCGTGATGGGCGACAACCGCGACGAAAGCGCGGACAGCCGTGCAGCAGCGGAGGAAAGCGGTCTGGGCGGGCCGGTGCCGCTGGCCAATATTGGCGGACGTGCGGAGTTTCTGACCTTCAGCCTCGACGGGTCGACCACCTGGAACCCGGCGACGTGGTTCTCGAGCCTGCGCGGCGATCGGGCCTGGACCACCTTGCGTCCGGCATTGGCCGAGGGTGCCGCGACCAAGTGA
- the acpS gene encoding holo-ACP synthase, with protein MIIGFGSDLCSIERIGNSLARYGERFENRVFTDVEIAKARRRPYTIAGTYAKRFAAKEAFSKAVGTGFRRGVFMKDIGVVNAPSGAPTLALTGGAAKRLEEITPKGHEARIHLSLTDDHPWAQAFVIIEAIPL; from the coding sequence ATGATCATCGGCTTCGGATCAGACCTGTGCAGCATCGAGCGGATCGGCAATTCGCTGGCCCGCTATGGCGAGCGGTTCGAGAACCGCGTGTTCACCGATGTCGAAATCGCCAAGGCGCGCCGCCGGCCCTACACCATCGCCGGAACCTACGCGAAACGCTTCGCCGCCAAGGAGGCCTTTTCCAAGGCGGTCGGCACCGGCTTCAGGCGCGGCGTGTTCATGAAGGACATCGGCGTGGTCAACGCCCCATCGGGCGCGCCGACCCTCGCGCTCACGGGCGGGGCGGCAAAGCGGCTTGAAGAAATCACGCCAAAAGGCCATGAGGCGCGCATCCACCTCTCTCTCACCGATGATCACCCTTGGGCGCAGGCCTTTGTGATCATTGAAGCCATCCCTCTCTGA
- a CDS encoding pyridoxal phosphate biosynthetic protein: MSDADLPALTGEQKRWAFAAAALFLLAVGFLGFALNTGVMVVFAVGWIALQIFGYVGALKFAKGDFAHPLFKSQVMLHVMALGLLAAVILRAVR, encoded by the coding sequence TTGAGCGATGCCGATCTCCCCGCCCTGACCGGCGAGCAGAAGCGCTGGGCCTTTGCGGCTGCCGCGCTGTTCCTGCTCGCTGTCGGATTTCTCGGCTTTGCCTTGAACACCGGGGTGATGGTGGTGTTCGCGGTCGGTTGGATCGCCTTGCAGATCTTCGGCTATGTCGGCGCGCTCAAGTTCGCCAAGGGCGATTTCGCGCATCCCCTGTTCAAGTCACAGGTGATGCTCCACGTCATGGCGCTGGGATTGCTGGCGGCGGTTATCCTGAGGGCGGTGCGATGA
- a CDS encoding pyridoxine 5'-phosphate synthase: MILTHAPSHLRLGVNIDHVATIRNARGGDHPDPVRAAEIVAAVGGDGITAHLREDRRHIRDEDLARIQAATNLPLNLEMAATPEMLAIALRHKPHAACIVPEKREERTTEGGLDAAGMHNTLVPIVEELRAAGIRVSLFIEADERQLDAALRLGAPVVEFHTGEYAHAFLDGDAERVTRELRRITDMAALAAKNGIEPHAGHGLTFENVQPIAAIPQIAELNIGHYLIGEAVFVGLENAIRRMRELMDEAR, encoded by the coding sequence ATGATTCTGACCCACGCCCCCTCCCACCTGCGCCTCGGCGTCAACATCGATCACGTCGCGACCATCCGCAACGCGCGCGGCGGGGATCATCCCGATCCGGTGCGTGCGGCGGAGATTGTTGCGGCAGTCGGCGGCGACGGGATCACCGCGCACCTGCGCGAAGACCGTCGCCATATCCGCGACGAGGATCTGGCACGCATTCAGGCGGCGACCAATCTGCCGCTCAACCTCGAAATGGCGGCAACGCCCGAGATGCTGGCCATCGCGCTGCGCCACAAGCCGCATGCGGCCTGCATCGTCCCCGAAAAGCGCGAGGAGCGCACCACCGAGGGCGGATTGGACGCGGCGGGGATGCACAACACGCTGGTGCCGATCGTCGAGGAACTGCGCGCCGCCGGCATCCGCGTCTCGCTGTTTATCGAGGCGGACGAGCGCCAGCTCGATGCCGCGCTACGGCTCGGCGCGCCGGTGGTGGAATTCCACACCGGCGAATATGCCCACGCCTTCCTTGATGGCGATGCCGAGCGCGTGACGCGCGAGTTGCGCCGCATCACTGACATGGCTGCGCTCGCCGCCAAGAACGGGATCGAGCCGCACGCGGGTCACGGCCTCACCTTCGAGAACGTGCAACCCATCGCCGCCATTCCCCAGATCGCCGAACTCAACATCGGTCACTATCTGATCGGCGAGGCGGTGTTCGTGGGCCTCGAAAACGCGATCCGCCGGATGCGCGAGTTGATGGACGAAGCCCGTTGA
- the pyrE gene encoding orotate phosphoribosyltransferase has product MNQDEVLAEFRSSGALLEGHFKLSSGRHSGHYLQCARVLMNPARAARLAEAVVAGIPAEVREQIDVVVSPAMGGIIIGHEVGRAMGLDALFLERPDGVFHLRRGFALAKGAKVLMVEDVVTTGLSSREAIAAVAREGGEVIAECAIIDRSCGSVDLGVPFYPLLAIDFPTYDESDIPEALAAVPVTKPGSRKE; this is encoded by the coding sequence GTGAATCAAGATGAAGTCCTGGCGGAATTCCGCAGCTCCGGTGCGCTGCTGGAAGGCCATTTCAAGCTCTCATCGGGCCGCCACAGCGGGCATTATCTGCAGTGCGCCCGCGTGTTGATGAACCCCGCGAGGGCCGCGCGGCTGGCCGAAGCGGTGGTCGCCGGCATCCCCGCCGAAGTGCGCGAACAGATCGATGTCGTGGTCTCTCCGGCGATGGGCGGGATCATCATCGGGCACGAAGTCGGCCGCGCGATGGGGCTCGATGCATTGTTCCTCGAACGGCCCGACGGCGTATTCCACCTGCGCCGCGGATTCGCACTGGCCAAGGGCGCCAAGGTGCTGATGGTCGAGGATGTGGTCACCACCGGCCTTTCCAGCCGCGAAGCCATCGCCGCCGTGGCGCGCGAAGGTGGCGAAGTGATCGCCGAATGTGCGATTATCGACCGTTCGTGCGGTTCGGTCGATCTGGGCGTGCCGTTCTACCCGCTGCTCGCCATTGATTTTCCGACTTATGACGAATCCGACATCCCCGAGGCGCTGGCGGCCGTACCGGTAACCAAGCCCGGTAGCCGGAAGGAATGA
- the coxB gene encoding cytochrome c oxidase subunit II — protein MKKAILAAVAAGLAAFAPMTVAAQDAAAPAPVAATAEATAAPAAAAPAADTAAPADAASAYTPMAPTEGKGMPTSYADDPIKSMTFQDQYSDNGEYALWMHDVILMPVITVISLLVLGLLLYVVVRFNRRANPVASKTTHNTLIEVVWTIVPVIILVIIAVPSITLLARQYETPPADAVTIKATGYQWYWGYTYPDHGDIEVISNMLDEAEALKRGEPHQLAVDNRMVVPAGVPLRIQTTATDVIHAFSVPALWFKMDAVPGRLNEKLLTIKEPGVYYGQCSELCGARHGYMPIAVEALPPAEFAAWVKAQGGSMPGEAAAAPAAAAPADAAAAPAPAAATAAAAPAAAR, from the coding sequence ATGAAAAAGGCTATTCTGGCGGCGGTTGCTGCCGGGCTCGCGGCGTTCGCGCCGATGACTGTGGCGGCGCAGGATGCCGCCGCGCCCGCTCCGGTTGCGGCCACCGCTGAAGCGACGGCTGCGCCCGCCGCTGCGGCTCCCGCTGCCGATACTGCCGCTCCGGCCGATGCCGCGAGCGCTTACACCCCGATGGCCCCGACCGAGGGCAAGGGCATGCCGACGTCCTACGCGGACGACCCGATCAAGAGCATGACCTTCCAGGACCAGTATTCGGACAACGGCGAATACGCGCTGTGGATGCACGACGTCATCCTGATGCCGGTCATCACCGTGATCAGCCTGCTGGTTCTTGGCCTTCTGCTCTACGTGGTGGTGCGCTTCAACCGCCGCGCCAATCCGGTGGCGTCGAAGACCACGCACAACACCTTGATCGAAGTCGTCTGGACGATTGTGCCGGTGATCATCCTGGTGATCATCGCCGTGCCTTCGATCACGCTGCTTGCGCGCCAGTACGAAACCCCGCCGGCCGATGCCGTCACCATCAAGGCGACCGGCTACCAGTGGTACTGGGGTTACACCTACCCCGATCACGGCGACATCGAAGTGATCTCGAACATGCTGGACGAGGCCGAGGCGCTGAAGCGCGGTGAGCCGCACCAGCTGGCGGTCGATAACCGCATGGTCGTGCCTGCGGGCGTGCCGCTGCGTATCCAGACCACTGCGACCGACGTGATCCACGCCTTCTCGGTGCCGGCACTGTGGTTCAAGATGGACGCCGTTCCCGGCCGTCTCAACGAGAAGCTGCTGACCATCAAGGAGCCGGGCGTCTATTACGGCCAGTGCTCCGAGCTGTGCGGTGCACGTCACGGCTACATGCCGATCGCGGTCGAGGCGCTGCCGCCCGCCGAGTTCGCCGCATGGGTCAAGGCGCAGGGCGGCTCCATGCCCGGCGAAGCAGCCGCAGCTCCCGCTGCTGCTGCGCCGGCCGATGCTGCGGCCGCTCCGGCGCCCGCTGCCGCGACCGCTGCTGCCGCTCCGGCCGCCGCCCGCTGA
- the ctaD gene encoding cytochrome c oxidase subunit I, with the protein MATTAEGFDAHGHDHGHDAHDHADHKPGFFARWFMSTNHKDIGTMYLIFAIIAGIVGGAISGIMRVELAEPGIQYLQWWAQFMGGGNDLNTALHMWNVFITAHGLIMVFFMVMPAMIGGFGNWFVPLMIGAPDMAFPRMNNISFWLTVAGFFSLLFSLFVPGGSGPGAGTGWTVYAPLSTSGSVGPAVDFAIFSLHLAGAGSILGATNFITTIFNMRAPGMTLHKMPLFVWSVLVTAFLLLLALPVLAAAITMLLTDRNFGTTFFDPAGGGDPVLYQHLFWFFGHPEVYIMILPGFGMISQIVATFSRKPVFGYLGMAYAMVAIGVVGFIVWAHHMYTVGLDVNTKMYFTAATMVIAVPTGVKIFSWIATMWGGSLEFKSPMVWSMGFIFLFTVGGVTGVVLANGGIDDNLHDTYYVVAHFHYVLSMGAVFSLFAGFYYWFPKMSGRMHSEFLSHLHFWAFFIGVNVIFFPQHFLGMQGMPRRYPDYAEAFTFWHQISTYGYYIMAGSMVFFFVNILYALVAGKKAEANPWGEGATTLEWTLPSPPPYHQFETLPVITDAHDYHDHRPATA; encoded by the coding sequence ATGGCAACCACCGCAGAAGGCTTCGACGCCCACGGCCACGATCACGGGCACGACGCCCACGATCACGCCGATCACAAGCCGGGCTTCTTCGCCCGCTGGTTCATGTCGACCAACCACAAGGACATCGGCACGATGTACCTGATCTTCGCGATCATCGCGGGGATCGTGGGGGGCGCGATTTCGGGCATCATGCGCGTCGAATTGGCCGAGCCCGGCATCCAGTACCTGCAATGGTGGGCCCAGTTCATGGGTGGCGGCAACGATCTGAACACCGCGCTCCACATGTGGAACGTGTTCATCACCGCGCACGGCCTGATCATGGTGTTCTTCATGGTCATGCCGGCGATGATCGGGGGCTTCGGCAACTGGTTCGTGCCGCTGATGATCGGCGCGCCGGACATGGCCTTCCCGCGCATGAACAACATCTCGTTCTGGCTGACGGTGGCTGGCTTCTTCAGCCTGCTGTTCTCGCTGTTCGTCCCTGGCGGTTCCGGCCCTGGTGCGGGCACCGGCTGGACGGTCTACGCGCCGCTGTCGACCAGCGGGTCGGTTGGCCCGGCAGTCGACTTCGCGATCTTCTCGCTGCACCTTGCAGGCGCCGGTTCGATCCTGGGGGCGACCAACTTCATCACCACCATCTTCAACATGCGCGCGCCGGGCATGACCCTGCACAAGATGCCGTTGTTCGTATGGTCGGTGCTGGTTACCGCTTTCCTGCTGCTGCTGGCACTGCCGGTGCTGGCCGCGGCCATCACCATGCTGCTGACCGACCGCAACTTCGGCACGACCTTCTTCGATCCGGCCGGTGGCGGTGATCCGGTGCTTTACCAGCACCTGTTCTGGTTCTTCGGCCACCCCGAAGTCTACATCATGATCCTCCCGGGCTTCGGCATGATTTCGCAGATCGTCGCCACCTTCAGCCGCAAGCCTGTCTTCGGGTACCTCGGCATGGCCTACGCCATGGTCGCGATCGGTGTGGTCGGCTTCATCGTCTGGGCGCACCACATGTATACCGTGGGCCTCGACGTGAACACGAAGATGTACTTCACCGCTGCCACCATGGTGATCGCGGTGCCGACCGGCGTGAAGATCTTCAGCTGGATCGCGACGATGTGGGGCGGCAGCCTCGAGTTCAAGTCGCCGATGGTGTGGTCGATGGGCTTCATCTTCCTGTTCACCGTGGGCGGCGTGACCGGCGTGGTGCTCGCCAACGGCGGCATCGACGACAACCTGCACGACACCTACTACGTGGTGGCGCATTTCCACTACGTGCTGTCGATGGGTGCGGTGTTCTCGCTGTTCGCCGGTTTCTACTACTGGTTCCCGAAGATGAGCGGCCGGATGCACAGCGAGTTCCTCTCGCACCTGCACTTCTGGGCCTTCTTCATCGGCGTGAACGTGATCTTCTTCCCGCAGCACTTCCTCGGGATGCAGGGCATGCCGCGCCGCTATCCGGACTACGCAGAAGCCTTCACCTTCTGGCACCAGATCAGCACCTACGGGTACTACATCATGGCCGGCTCGATGGTGTTCTTCTTCGTCAACATCCTCTACGCGCTGGTTGCCGGCAAGAAGGCCGAAGCCAACCCGTGGGGCGAAGGCGCGACGACGCTCGAATGGACCCTGCCGAGCCCGCCGCCCTACCACCAGTTCGAAACGCTGCCGGTGATCACCGACGCGCACGACTATCACGATCACCGTCCGGCGACTGCTTAA
- a CDS encoding heme o synthase, with protein sequence MASTAPQTAAMMPTEWRDFFTLTKPRVMTLVIFTAICGVLAAPGNIHPVLGFTAILAIAMGAGGSAVLNMWWEADLDAGMKRTMNRPLPGGRMRREDARDFGIFLSGVSIVLMGLAVGWLAAALLLGAIIYYAVIYTMWLKPRTPQNIVIGGGAGAFPPLIGWVAVTGDITAMPLLLFAIIFFWTPPHFWALALFVQSDYAKVGIPMLPVVAGEKVTRRQIMIYTLLLAPIAIAPWAIGGTSWIYGSVAVVLSALFVALALPVATRMRAETDAMLPEKRLFKYSIVYLFVLFAALVADRIAAYQGWIA encoded by the coding sequence ATGGCCAGCACTGCCCCCCAGACTGCCGCGATGATGCCCACGGAGTGGCGTGATTTCTTCACGCTGACCAAGCCGCGGGTGATGACGCTGGTGATCTTCACCGCGATCTGCGGCGTGCTGGCGGCTCCCGGCAACATCCATCCGGTGCTGGGCTTCACCGCCATCCTCGCCATCGCCATGGGTGCGGGCGGTTCGGCGGTTCTCAACATGTGGTGGGAAGCCGATCTCGACGCCGGGATGAAGCGCACCATGAACCGTCCGCTTCCGGGCGGGCGCATGCGGCGCGAGGATGCGCGCGATTTCGGCATCTTCCTGTCGGGCGTGTCGATCGTGCTGATGGGCCTTGCCGTGGGCTGGCTGGCGGCCGCGCTGCTGCTGGGCGCGATCATCTATTACGCTGTCATCTACACCATGTGGCTGAAGCCGCGCACCCCGCAGAACATCGTGATCGGTGGCGGCGCGGGCGCGTTCCCGCCGCTGATCGGCTGGGTTGCGGTGACCGGCGACATCACGGCAATGCCGCTGCTGCTGTTCGCGATCATCTTCTTCTGGACCCCGCCGCACTTCTGGGCGCTCGCGCTGTTCGTGCAGTCGGATTACGCCAAGGTCGGCATCCCGATGCTGCCGGTGGTCGCGGGCGAGAAGGTTACCCGCCGCCAGATCATGATCTACACTCTGCTGCTCGCCCCGATCGCGATTGCCCCCTGGGCGATTGGCGGGACGAGCTGGATCTACGGCTCGGTCGCTGTGGTGCTCTCGGCCCTGTTCGTCGCGCTGGCGCTGCCGGTTGCGACCCGGATGCGCGCCGAGACCGACGCGATGCTGCCCGAAAAGCGGCTGTTCAAGTATTCGATCGTCTATCTCTTCGTGCTGTTCGCCGCGCTCGTGGCCGACCGCATCGCCGCCTATCAGGGGTGGATCGCATGA
- a CDS encoding cytochrome c oxidase assembly protein has translation MASLAPVADDTARRNLRVGLMAFAGALAMLGLGYASVPLYRLFCQVTGFGGTTMIASESKAASAAAAATGQKISIRFDASTASDMPWRFEPSQATDTVTIGERDIATYVARNVSTQPITGMATFNVEPEQAGKYFNKIQCFCFTEQTLAPGQEVTMPVLYFVDPAMLDDPNMKGVEQITLSYTFHRTKEPVNPAASGTN, from the coding sequence ATGGCGAGCCTCGCACCCGTGGCTGACGACACCGCCCGGCGCAATCTGCGCGTCGGGCTGATGGCGTTTGCGGGCGCGCTGGCGATGCTCGGCCTCGGCTATGCCTCGGTGCCGCTCTACCGTCTGTTCTGCCAGGTCACCGGCTTCGGCGGGACGACCATGATCGCAAGCGAGAGCAAGGCGGCAAGCGCGGCGGCAGCGGCAACGGGGCAAAAAATCTCGATCCGTTTCGACGCTTCGACCGCGAGCGATATGCCGTGGCGCTTCGAGCCTTCGCAGGCGACCGACACGGTCACCATCGGCGAGCGCGATATTGCGACCTATGTCGCCAGGAACGTCAGCACCCAGCCGATCACCGGCATGGCGACCTTCAATGTCGAGCCCGAGCAGGCCGGCAAGTACTTCAACAAGATCCAGTGCTTCTGCTTCACCGAGCAGACGCTCGCACCCGGGCAGGAAGTGACCATGCCGGTGCTCTATTTCGTCGATCCGGCGATGCTGGATGATCCGAACATGAAGGGCGTGGAGCAGATCACGCTCAGCTACACTTTTCACCGCACCAAGGAGCCGGTAAACCCGGCGGCCTCGGGCACCAACTGA
- a CDS encoding cytochrome c oxidase subunit 3 has translation MAGKANHDYHILEPDIWPLIGSISALTFTSGMVLSWHPDLFGAASSVVMWAGLAGLIATFFMWFKNIVNEAQRGDHTPVVQLHLRYGMILFIASEVMFFVGWFWSFFDFALFPTALQFDHETGATTSLFGQDGAIAQFIPEGMEVLDPFALPLLNTLILLCSGTTVTWAHHALIHGDRTGLKQGLWATIALGALFSAIQAYEYSVAPFGFGGNTYSSAFYMATGFHGFHVLIGTIFLSVCLFRAYKGHFTPRQHFGFEAAAWYWHFVDVVWLFLFVAVYVWGGWGAQYH, from the coding sequence ATGGCTGGCAAGGCAAACCACGATTACCACATTCTTGAACCCGATATCTGGCCGCTGATCGGCTCGATTTCGGCGCTCACCTTCACCAGCGGCATGGTGCTTAGCTGGCACCCCGACCTGTTCGGTGCGGCCTCCAGCGTCGTGATGTGGGCAGGCCTTGCGGGCCTGATCGCGACCTTCTTCATGTGGTTCAAGAACATCGTGAACGAAGCCCAGCGCGGCGATCACACTCCGGTGGTGCAGCTGCACCTGCGCTACGGGATGATCCTTTTCATTGCCTCCGAAGTGATGTTCTTCGTCGGCTGGTTCTGGAGCTTCTTCGACTTCGCGCTGTTCCCGACCGCGCTGCAGTTCGATCACGAGACCGGTGCGACCACCAGCCTGTTCGGTCAGGATGGGGCGATCGCACAGTTCATCCCCGAAGGCATGGAAGTGCTCGATCCTTTCGCGCTGCCGCTGCTCAACACCCTGATCCTGCTGTGCTCGGGCACCACGGTGACCTGGGCGCACCACGCTCTGATCCATGGTGACCGCACCGGCCTCAAGCAGGGCCTGTGGGCGACCATCGCGCTCGGCGCGCTGTTCAGTGCGATCCAGGCTTACGAATATTCGGTCGCGCCGTTCGGCTTCGGCGGCAACACCTATTCGAGCGCCTTCTACATGGCGACCGGCTTCCACGGTTTCCACGTGCTGATCGGGACGATCTTCCTCTCGGTCTGCCTGTTCCGCGCCTACAAGGGCCACTTCACCCCGCGCCAGCACTTCGGCTTCGAAGCGGCCGCGTGGTACTGGCACTTCGTTGACGTGGTGTGGCTGTTCCTGTTCGTTGCCGTCTACGTGTGGGGCGGCTGGGGCGCCCAATACCACTGA
- a CDS encoding DUF983 domain-containing protein — protein MNAGPSGPDEQKGQPGLVSAALSGLCPRCGAPTLFQGPAQLADECSACRLDILGLERGGRFVGVVTMVLALVLILAALGVDEWLRPPLWASLVFWAPLTVGTVIGGLRLYKTMWVYHQYEERAQ, from the coding sequence ATGAACGCTGGGCCTTCCGGTCCGGATGAACAGAAGGGGCAGCCGGGATTGGTCTCGGCTGCCCTTTCCGGTTTGTGCCCCCGCTGCGGCGCGCCGACGCTGTTTCAGGGACCCGCACAGCTTGCCGACGAATGCTCGGCCTGCCGGCTCGACATCTTGGGCCTCGAACGGGGCGGCCGGTTCGTCGGCGTGGTGACGATGGTGCTGGCGCTGGTGCTGATCCTCGCCGCGCTGGGCGTTGACGAGTGGCTCCGCCCGCCGTTGTGGGCCAGCCTCGTGTTCTGGGCACCGCTGACAGTCGGCACCGTGATCGGGGGTCTCAGGCTCTACAAGACCATGTGGGTCTATCACCAATACGAGGAACGCGCCCAATGA
- a CDS encoding SURF1 family protein, with protein MTARRVPIFSTIVVIAAALTMVGLGIWQLQRKTEKEALIARYEAAQAQEGFQFISPPSPEAAFTKTIQYCADPTAQTTVSGRNAKGQNGWVHVARCTIGGKWPTTEDAAREFDEVFAKHSGSARMTDEEIAKFAEVAKTAPDLPDYVLAPADVVLGWSRSPDAVEWQGGFVAGTVVPTGELGFKIVADPPLAGLEANAAPDPGDLPNNHLAYAVQWFFFAATALVIYVLALRRRRG; from the coding sequence ATGACCGCCCGCCGTGTGCCGATATTTTCGACGATCGTGGTGATCGCCGCCGCGCTGACGATGGTGGGGCTCGGCATCTGGCAGCTCCAGCGCAAAACCGAGAAAGAGGCGCTGATCGCGCGGTATGAGGCGGCGCAGGCGCAGGAAGGGTTTCAGTTCATCTCGCCTCCCTCGCCCGAAGCGGCTTTCACCAAAACGATCCAATACTGCGCCGATCCCACCGCTCAAACGACGGTGTCTGGCCGTAACGCAAAAGGCCAGAATGGCTGGGTGCATGTTGCGCGCTGCACGATCGGAGGAAAATGGCCAACGACCGAAGACGCCGCCAGAGAATTTGACGAGGTGTTCGCGAAGCACTCGGGTTCGGCACGCATGACTGATGAGGAAATCGCCAAGTTCGCCGAGGTTGCAAAGACTGCTCCTGACTTGCCGGACTATGTCCTTGCGCCCGCTGACGTCGTGCTTGGCTGGTCGCGCTCGCCCGATGCGGTGGAGTGGCAAGGCGGCTTCGTCGCGGGCACCGTCGTTCCGACTGGTGAGCTCGGATTCAAGATCGTCGCCGATCCGCCGCTCGCTGGCCTCGAAGCCAACGCCGCCCCCGATCCGGGCGATCTGCCTAACAACCACCTCGCCTATGCCGTGCAGTGGTTCTTCTTCGCCGCGACCGCTCTGGTCATCTACGTGCTGGCATTAAGGCGCCGTCGCGGCTAA
- the thrC gene encoding threonine synthase — translation MQYVSTRGSAPALDFEGVTLAGLASDGGLYVPVEWPRFSAAEIRAMRGLAYPDLAARIMAPFVAGSLTEDELLGLCHKVYGDFGHAAVTPLVQLDQQHWLLELFHGPTLAFKDVALQLLGRLFETFLERRGERLTIVGATSGDTGSAAIQAVAGLDRVEIFMLHPKGRVSDVQRRQMTTVLAPNVHNLAIEGSFDDAQAHVKRMFTDPDVTQTLNLGAVNSINWARLMAQVVYYFASALQLGAPDRTVAYSVPTGNFGDVFAGYVAAKMGLPIERLIVATNINDILHRALSSGDYSAGGVTPTITPSMDIQVSSNFERLLFDCGGRDGAALAEQMRAFEASKTMQLTNAQGQGAAALFTSARADQAETARALQWAYRHAGQVIDPHTGVGLHCAQVIAGAGGVPAGVPLVTLATAHPAKFRDAVERATGVRPALPARVGDLFGREESMVELAGDYAATRDHVLGHAAGAQR, via the coding sequence ATGCAATACGTCTCGACACGCGGGAGCGCGCCGGCGCTCGATTTCGAAGGGGTGACGCTGGCGGGCCTCGCCAGCGATGGCGGCCTCTATGTACCTGTCGAATGGCCGCGTTTCAGCGCAGCCGAGATCAGGGCGATGCGCGGCCTTGCCTATCCCGATCTCGCCGCACGGATCATGGCACCCTTCGTGGCGGGCAGCCTGACCGAGGACGAGCTGCTCGGCCTGTGCCACAAGGTCTATGGCGACTTCGGCCATGCCGCTGTCACCCCGCTGGTTCAGCTCGATCAGCAGCACTGGCTGCTCGAACTGTTCCACGGTCCGACGCTGGCCTTCAAGGATGTGGCGCTGCAACTGCTCGGGCGGTTGTTCGAGACCTTCCTCGAACGCCGGGGCGAGCGGCTGACCATCGTCGGCGCGACCAGCGGGGATACCGGCTCGGCCGCGATCCAGGCGGTGGCCGGGCTCGACCGCGTGGAAATCTTCATGCTCCATCCCAAGGGCCGGGTGAGCGATGTGCAGCGCCGCCAGATGACCACGGTGCTCGCGCCCAACGTCCACAACCTCGCGATCGAGGGCAGCTTCGATGACGCGCAGGCGCACGTGAAGCGGATGTTCACCGATCCGGACGTGACGCAGACCCTCAACCTCGGCGCGGTCAATTCGATCAATTGGGCGCGGCTGATGGCGCAGGTGGTCTATTACTTCGCCTCCGCGCTGCAACTGGGCGCGCCTGACCGCACGGTCGCCTATTCGGTGCCGACGGGCAATTTCGGTGACGTGTTCGCGGGCTATGTCGCGGCCAAGATGGGCCTGCCGATCGAGCGGCTGATCGTCGCCACCAACATCAACGACATTCTCCACCGCGCGCTTTCGAGCGGGGACTATTCGGCGGGCGGCGTAACCCCGACCATCACCCCCTCGATGGACATTCAGGTGTCCTCGAACTTTGAACGCCTGCTGTTCGATTGCGGCGGACGCGATGGCGCGGCTCTGGCCGAACAGATGCGCGCCTTCGAAGCCTCCAAGACGATGCAGCTCACCAATGCGCAAGGACAAGGTGCCGCAGCGCTGTTCACCAGCGCGCGGGCCGACCAAGCCGAAACCGCGCGGGCGCTGCAATGGGCCTATCGCCATGCGGGGCAGGTGATCGATCCGCACACCGGCGTTGGCCTGCACTGCGCGCAGGTGATCGCAGGCGCGGGCGGCGTGCCGGCAGGCGTGCCGCTGGTAACGCTTGCCACCGCACACCCCGCCAAGTTCCGCGATGCGGTTGAACGCGCCACCGGCGTCCGTCCGGCGCTGCCCGCGCGGGTCGGCGACCTGTTCGGGCGCGAGGAGAGCATGGTCGAGCTGGCGGGCGATTATGCCGCCACCCGCGATCACGTGCTGGGCCACGCGGCGGGCGCACAGCGCTGA